From a single Miscanthus floridulus cultivar M001 chromosome 8, ASM1932011v1, whole genome shotgun sequence genomic region:
- the LOC136476624 gene encoding polyadenylate-binding protein-interacting protein 12-like isoform X1, giving the protein MAVVEAAAAAAVDHAAPPRQEEEAPGAGVAAAEAGEREMRDLEDLLSKLNPMAEEFVPPSLASPVAVTAVGAGPLTPAPLSPAAYGFYPAANAGFAVASPAGHRGVVGFPAVADAGRGRKKGGAGGGFGGHGHPGRRRTNSRTSMAQRDEVIRRTVYVSDIDHQVTEENLAALFINCGQVVDCRMCGDPNSVLRFAFIEFTDEEGARSALNLSGTVLGYYPVRVLPSKTAIAPVNPTFLPRSDDEREMCARTIYCTNIDKKVTQADLKLFFESICGEVFRLRLLGDYHHSTRIAFVEFVMAESATAALNCSGVILGSLPIRVSPSKTPVRPRAPRQLMH; this is encoded by the exons ATGGCCGTCgtcgaggccgccgccgccgccgccgtcgaccacgccgcgccgccgcgccaggaggaggaggcgccgggCGCCGGCGTTGCCGCCGCTGAAGCCGGGGAGCGCGAGATGCGGGATCTGGAGGACCTCCTCTCCAAGCTCAACCCCATGGCGGAGGAGTTCGTCCCGCCCTCCCTCGCCTCCCCCGTCGCCGTCACCGCCGTCGGCGCCGGGCCCCTCACGCCCGCGCCGCTCTCCCCCGCCGCCTACGGCTTCTACCCGGCCGCCAACGCCGGCTTCGCGGTCGCCTCGCCGGCGGGCCACCGCGGCGTCGTCGGCTTCCCGGCCGTCGCCGACGCCGGACGCGGCAGG AAGAAGGGCGGAGCCGGTGGAGGGTTCGGCGGCCACGGCCACCCCGGCAGGCGGCGGACCAACAGCCGCACCAGCATGGCGCAGCGCGACGAGGTCATCCGCCGCACCGTCTACGTCTCCGACATCGATCACCAG GTTACTGAAGAAAACCTGGCAGCACTATTTATAAATTGCGGACAG GTTGTGGACTGTCGCATGTGTGGGGACCCAAATTCAGTCCTTCGGTTCGCTTTCATAGAGTTCACTGATGAGG AGGGTGCAAGGTCTGCTCTGAATCTGTCAGGAACTGTGCTTGGATATTATCCTGTCAGGGTTCTGCCATCAAAGACCGCCATTGCACCAGTCAACCCAACATTCCTACCCAGG TCTGATGATGAACGGGAAATGTGTGCAAGGACTATTTACTGCACAAACATTGACAAGAAG GTCACTCAGGCAGATCTGAAATTATTCTTTGAGTCTATATGTGGAGAG GTCTTTCGACTGAGGTTGCTTGGTGACTACCATCATTCTACTCGCATCGCTTTTGTGGAATTTGTGATG GCTGAAAGTGCTACTGCTGCTCTCAACTGCAGTGGTGTGATACTGGGATCCTTGCCAATAAG GGTGAGCCCGTCGAAGACTCCCGTGCGTCCCCGCGCGCCTCGCCAGCTGATGCACTAG
- the LOC136476624 gene encoding polyadenylate-binding protein-interacting protein 12-like isoform X2 has protein sequence MAVVEAAAAAAVDHAAPPRQEEEAPGAGVAAAEAGEREMRDLEDLLSKLNPMAEEFVPPSLASPVAVTAVGAGPLTPAPLSPAAYGFYPAANAGFAVASPAGHRGVVGFPAVADAGRGRKKGGAGGGFGGHGHPGRRRTNSRTSMAQRDEVIRRTVYVSDIDHQVTEENLAALFINCGQVVDCRMCGDPNSVLRFAFIEFTDEEGARSALNLSGTVLGYYPVRVLPSKTAIAPVNPTFLPRSDDEREMCARTIYCTNIDKKVTQADLKLFFESICGEHSIIGSLQ, from the exons ATGGCCGTCgtcgaggccgccgccgccgccgccgtcgaccacgccgcgccgccgcgccaggaggaggaggcgccgggCGCCGGCGTTGCCGCCGCTGAAGCCGGGGAGCGCGAGATGCGGGATCTGGAGGACCTCCTCTCCAAGCTCAACCCCATGGCGGAGGAGTTCGTCCCGCCCTCCCTCGCCTCCCCCGTCGCCGTCACCGCCGTCGGCGCCGGGCCCCTCACGCCCGCGCCGCTCTCCCCCGCCGCCTACGGCTTCTACCCGGCCGCCAACGCCGGCTTCGCGGTCGCCTCGCCGGCGGGCCACCGCGGCGTCGTCGGCTTCCCGGCCGTCGCCGACGCCGGACGCGGCAGG AAGAAGGGCGGAGCCGGTGGAGGGTTCGGCGGCCACGGCCACCCCGGCAGGCGGCGGACCAACAGCCGCACCAGCATGGCGCAGCGCGACGAGGTCATCCGCCGCACCGTCTACGTCTCCGACATCGATCACCAG GTTACTGAAGAAAACCTGGCAGCACTATTTATAAATTGCGGACAG GTTGTGGACTGTCGCATGTGTGGGGACCCAAATTCAGTCCTTCGGTTCGCTTTCATAGAGTTCACTGATGAGG AGGGTGCAAGGTCTGCTCTGAATCTGTCAGGAACTGTGCTTGGATATTATCCTGTCAGGGTTCTGCCATCAAAGACCGCCATTGCACCAGTCAACCCAACATTCCTACCCAGG TCTGATGATGAACGGGAAATGTGTGCAAGGACTATTTACTGCACAAACATTGACAAGAAG GTCACTCAGGCAGATCTGAAATTATTCTTTGAGTCTATATGTGGAGAG CACAGTATCATTGGCTCATTGCAATGA
- the LOC136476624 gene encoding polyadenylate-binding protein-interacting protein 12-like isoform X3 → MAVVEAAAAAAVDHAAPPRQEEEAPGAGVAAAEAGEREMRDLEDLLSKLNPMAEEFVPPSLASPVAVTAVGAGPLTPAPLSPAAYGFYPAANAGFAVASPAGHRGVVGFPAVADAGRGRKKGGAGGGFGGHGHPGRRRTNSRTSMAQRDEVIRRTVYVSDIDHQVTEENLAALFINCGQVVDCRMCGDPNSVLRFAFIEFTDEEGARSALNLSGTVLGYYPVRVLPSKTAIAPVNPTFLPRSDDEREMCARTIYCTNIDKKVTQADLKLFFESICGEK, encoded by the exons ATGGCCGTCgtcgaggccgccgccgccgccgccgtcgaccacgccgcgccgccgcgccaggaggaggaggcgccgggCGCCGGCGTTGCCGCCGCTGAAGCCGGGGAGCGCGAGATGCGGGATCTGGAGGACCTCCTCTCCAAGCTCAACCCCATGGCGGAGGAGTTCGTCCCGCCCTCCCTCGCCTCCCCCGTCGCCGTCACCGCCGTCGGCGCCGGGCCCCTCACGCCCGCGCCGCTCTCCCCCGCCGCCTACGGCTTCTACCCGGCCGCCAACGCCGGCTTCGCGGTCGCCTCGCCGGCGGGCCACCGCGGCGTCGTCGGCTTCCCGGCCGTCGCCGACGCCGGACGCGGCAGG AAGAAGGGCGGAGCCGGTGGAGGGTTCGGCGGCCACGGCCACCCCGGCAGGCGGCGGACCAACAGCCGCACCAGCATGGCGCAGCGCGACGAGGTCATCCGCCGCACCGTCTACGTCTCCGACATCGATCACCAG GTTACTGAAGAAAACCTGGCAGCACTATTTATAAATTGCGGACAG GTTGTGGACTGTCGCATGTGTGGGGACCCAAATTCAGTCCTTCGGTTCGCTTTCATAGAGTTCACTGATGAGG AGGGTGCAAGGTCTGCTCTGAATCTGTCAGGAACTGTGCTTGGATATTATCCTGTCAGGGTTCTGCCATCAAAGACCGCCATTGCACCAGTCAACCCAACATTCCTACCCAGG TCTGATGATGAACGGGAAATGTGTGCAAGGACTATTTACTGCACAAACATTGACAAGAAG GTCACTCAGGCAGATCTGAAATTATTCTTTGAGTCTATATGTGGAGAG AAATGA